The Catellicoccus marimammalium M35/04/3 region GTATCGTTTAGTATCAGAAGAGAGAATTCCTTTTGATGAAAATGGTACAACGAAAGAAAGCTTATGATATAATAATACTATCATTATAGAAGGGAGGACGAAATGAAAAAAGAAGAACCAAAAAAAGAAAGCTTCTGGAAAAAGAAAAAAGAAGCTTGGATAAAAGAACGTAAAGCGATGACAAAAAAAGAAAGAAAAGAACAAAATATCTTTTTAATTATCGTTTCCTTTTGTCTATTTTTAATTCTCTTATGTAGTTTTGGCTTTGTACAATATGGACTACAACTTCATCATTTAAAAGAAGTCCAATCTTCCGTCGAAAAAGAAGCAACGTCATTATCGAGTGAACGTCGACAATTGCAAATTAAAATCAAAGAATTGAATGATCCAGAGTATGTCGCAAAACTAGCTCGTGCTCGTTATTTCTTATCAAAAGATGGTGAACAGATTTACGTTTTCCCAAAAGATAGTGATAGTGGAGATACTGCTGAAGAAAGTACAAGCTCTTCGGCGGAGCCTGCACAAACAAAAGAATAAAACAAGGAATTTGTGAGTAATCACAGGAAAGGGATTAATTTATGTCAGTGGAAGTAGGAGCAAAATACAAAGGAAAAATTACAGGGATTACAAAATTTGGGGCCTTTGTAGATTTAGGAGAAAAACAAAATGGATTAGTACATATCAGTGAAGTATCTAATGATTATGTAAATGATATTCATGATGTTTTATCTGTTGGAGATGAAGTAACTGTAAAAGTTTTATCTATTTCAGAAGATGGGAAAATTGCTTTATCTATCCGTCGTTGTTTAGAACCTAAAAAAGAAACAACTCCCGCTAAAAAAGATGCGATGAAAAAGAAAGCTCCTATGAATAAACGAAAAAAACAAGTAGATTTTGAAAGTTTAATGAGTGACTTTTTAAAAACAAGTGAAGAAAATCTTTCTTCCTTACGTCGCAATACAGAAGGAAAACGCGGTGGTCGTGGTGGACGCCGTAGTTAAATATAAATGAAAAGAGTTGGGTAACCAGCTCTTTTTTTGGAGGAAAAATGAAATTTTTACTAGCGATTTCTGGAGGAAGTGATTCAATGGCACTGTGGGAATTGTTCGCTCAACTAGCACCGAATTCCTATGGCATCATTCATATTCAACATCACTTAAGAAAAGAAGCAGAACAAGAGGCAAAAATGATTGAAGCTCTTTGTCAAAAACGTGATGTGCCTTTTTATCGTTATGATTGGACTCCTTCAGAAAATAATATAGAGGCAAAAGCACGAGAGTTTCGCTATGCTTGTTTTCAAAAAACGATGCAAGAAGAAGAGTATGATATTTTATGTACCGCTCATCATCAAGATGATCAAATAGAAACAATAATGCAACGAATTTTTCGAGGAACTCATCTTTGGCATTGCACTGGAATCGAAGAATTACGTGAATTTGGTGAGGGTTATTTGTGGCGTCCGTTATTGTCTTTTTCAAAAGAAGAATTGAAAACGTGGCTTGAAAGTCAAAATCAACAGTACTTTGAAGATGAGAGTAATACCGATTTACACTATCAAAGAAATCGAATTCGTCATTATTGGATTCCTCAATTAGAAAAAGAAAATCCACAATGGAAAGAACAAGTGCTACGTTATCAAGAACAATTATCTTTGCAAAATCGTTGGTTGGAAAAAAGTGCAAGAGAGATTGCTAAAAAAAGAGAAATGAAGCCACAAGTTTGGAATTTAGCACAAATAGAAGAAGATGAGTTAACTTTATTTTTATGGTATATTGCAGAAACTTATTTTATTGAACAAGGAAAATTGTGGAACGCACAAGTCGAAAAAGAGCTACAAAAGATGTGCCAAGAACAATCAGGAACGAAACAATATCTTTGGCAAGGAATGTGTTTTACTCGTTCTTATCAACAACTTTCTTTACAAAAAGAAGTTTTAATCCAAGAAAAAGAGCTTACACATCTCCTTTCTTTTGAATCAGTGGTACAATTAGATGCGGAGACTTATCTCTACTATGGATCACAAAAGCCAACGAAGAAAACAGAGGACTGGGAATCACAAGTTTGGGCTTTTCCAGAAGAGATTTTACAGCAACAAAATCTCTCAGTACGTCATCCAAAATCTGGCGATAAAATAAAAATCGGACCAGAGTCCCATCAAAAGTTAACTCGACTATTTATCAATGCCAAGATTCCACAACCACTTCGCCAAAAGCAGTGGGTGATAACAAAGGAAGAAAAGGTGTTGGGTGTTCTAGGATTGAAACGAGGGTATTTGAGTAATTACCAAGAAACTGGTAAAATAAATTACATTATATACTATCAAAAAAATTCAAAGAAGAAGGAATAGTAAGAGAGGAACATATATGTTAGAAAAAGATATTAAATATGTTATTTTTTCACAGGAAGAAATTGCGAAAAGAACTCATGAATTAGGCGAAGAATTAGCAAAAGTATACGAAGGAAATGTACCTTTGTTAATTGGTCTATTAAAAGGTTCTATTCCTTTTATGGCAGATTTAGTAAAATGCATGGATGTACAATTAGAAATGGATTTCATGGATGTTTCTAGCTACATGGGAGGAACAGAATCTACAGGTGAAGTAATCATTAATCGTGATTTGACTGCCGATGTAAAAGGACGCGATGTATTAATCGTAGAGGATATCATCGATAGTGGACGTACATTAAGCTTAGTTGTTGATTTATTAAAAGAGCGTGGCGCAAATAGCGTGAAAATTGTTACTTTATTAGACAAAAAAGAAGGACGCTTAATTGATATTGAAGCAGACTATGTAGGATTCATGTGTCCAAATGAATTCGTTGTTGGTTATGGATTAGATTATGAAGAGAAATATCGTCAAATCCCTTACGTTGGTGTATTAAAAGAAGAAATTTATACCAAATAGGGGAAAACAAAGAGGAGTAAAAGAATGAAACAAAAGAAACGGAAGAGTATTTTATACTATGTGCTTTTGTTTTTAGGCGTTGCAATGTTGGTTTACTTCCTATTTGGTGATACTAAATCCCCAAGTACGGAAATAAATTATTCGACATTTAGTCAAAACTTAGTCGATGGTAAAATTAAAGAAATGACGTTACAGCCAGCAGATGGCGTCTATAAAGTACAAGGTACACTGGATGTGAAAAAGAACGATCAACCAAAAGAGAAAGATGGTCT contains the following coding sequences:
- a CDS encoding FtsB family cell division protein; its protein translation is MKKEEPKKESFWKKKKEAWIKERKAMTKKERKEQNIFLIIVSFCLFLILLCSFGFVQYGLQLHHLKEVQSSVEKEATSLSSERRQLQIKIKELNDPEYVAKLARARYFLSKDGEQIYVFPKDSDSGDTAEESTSSSAEPAQTKE
- a CDS encoding S1 domain-containing RNA-binding protein; amino-acid sequence: MSVEVGAKYKGKITGITKFGAFVDLGEKQNGLVHISEVSNDYVNDIHDVLSVGDEVTVKVLSISEDGKIALSIRRCLEPKKETTPAKKDAMKKKAPMNKRKKQVDFESLMSDFLKTSEENLSSLRRNTEGKRGGRGGRRS
- the tilS gene encoding tRNA lysidine(34) synthetase TilS, which gives rise to MKFLLAISGGSDSMALWELFAQLAPNSYGIIHIQHHLRKEAEQEAKMIEALCQKRDVPFYRYDWTPSENNIEAKAREFRYACFQKTMQEEEYDILCTAHHQDDQIETIMQRIFRGTHLWHCTGIEELREFGEGYLWRPLLSFSKEELKTWLESQNQQYFEDESNTDLHYQRNRIRHYWIPQLEKENPQWKEQVLRYQEQLSLQNRWLEKSAREIAKKREMKPQVWNLAQIEEDELTLFLWYIAETYFIEQGKLWNAQVEKELQKMCQEQSGTKQYLWQGMCFTRSYQQLSLQKEVLIQEKELTHLLSFESVVQLDAETYLYYGSQKPTKKTEDWESQVWAFPEEILQQQNLSVRHPKSGDKIKIGPESHQKLTRLFINAKIPQPLRQKQWVITKEEKVLGVLGLKRGYLSNYQETGKINYIIYYQKNSKKKE
- the hpt gene encoding hypoxanthine phosphoribosyltransferase, whose product is MLEKDIKYVIFSQEEIAKRTHELGEELAKVYEGNVPLLIGLLKGSIPFMADLVKCMDVQLEMDFMDVSSYMGGTESTGEVIINRDLTADVKGRDVLIVEDIIDSGRTLSLVVDLLKERGANSVKIVTLLDKKEGRLIDIEADYVGFMCPNEFVVGYGLDYEEKYRQIPYVGVLKEEIYTK